The sequence below is a genomic window from Streptomyces sp. V1I1.
TGGGCGACCCTGACGTGACCCGGCCCTACGGTGGCGCCGTCCAGCGGTACGAAGACCAGTCGGTGACGGGTGGGCAGACCGACCTGGACGGTCGCCATGGCCGGCTCGTCGGTGCTGGTGTCCACGTAGATCGCTTCCAGCATGCCGATCTTGTGGCCGTCGCGGTCGACGACGTCGTGGCCGCGCCAGTCGCGGATATCGCCCACCTGGATCATCCTGGGTCCCTTCGTGAGGCCCCGAGGCTCGGGGCGTGCGCGTTCATCTGGCAGCAGCACTTGGACTCGGGCCTGTGGCCTACGCACTCCTCAGTGTGTCTCTGTCTGCTCGCCGAAACCAGCGCACGCACGCTGCGACCGCTCATGGGCTTCGCATCGCGCTCCCGAAGGTGATCTCTGCGCAGCCTCCCCCAAGTGGAGAGCACCCAGGGCGATGGGGGAGAAACCGGCCCCTCTGTGCGCCACGAGTTCCTCGGAGCGGAACACGTCATCGCTGCCGGGGGCTCGGGACTCTCCGACCAGCGCAGTCCTGCCCGTACGCCGTAGACAGCCCTGCGTGGGACAGCCCTGCCCGTCGCCGGATGCCCCTGACGCCTGTTCAGGGTGTGCGTCGACGACTAGCTTGTGTGGTGCGGCCCGGGCCCCCGGCAGCGTCGTGAAGTTACCGCGCTCCCTCGGGGGCGCACCTTGCGCCTCACGAGCGTGGCCGTTCCGCAGTCGCCGTCGCTATGCGATCTCGGCGCCGCCTCGATGCGCCCCATGTGGGCACCTCTTCCCCTGCCCGCCACGTCGCACGTATCCGACAACTGGCGGTACACATGTACGCGCTGATCGTTCCGGCTGCACTCCCTTTCATCCTGCTCGGCACCGTGATGGGCCTGTCCTGGTGGGAGGACCATGTCCTGCCACCGGCCGAGCCGCCTGAAGCCCTTGCCGAGGCTCCGTCGACACCAGCGGCCCCAACCGCCCCAGCACAACTCCCCAGCAACTCGGGCACGTTGACAGGGGTCGCCGACGGGCGTTGACTGACACCGACGGCGTAGGGCTGTGGTGCTCCGGATTCCCCGGGCAAAGCCTTCACCTTCGCTTCGCCCAGCCCCCGCGGAACGCAGGACATGTCCCTGTGACCGCGTGGAGGCGCAGCCATGCTGCTCTGGATTCTTCTCCTACTGCTGATCCTGGTTCTGTTCGGGTTCGGCTTCACCATGCAAATCCTCTGGTACGTCGCGGTTGTACTGCTGGTCGTCTGGATCGCCGGGTTCGCCATGCGCGGCCGCCGTGGTGGTCGCAGTCGAGGCGGGCGTCGATACGGCAGAAGCCGCGGGTAGCCCGTACCAGGCCCCGTCCCGCCCGCGGGAATGGCGAGTTGTACGGCAATCCCGCGCGGGAGCCCCACCCCAGTGACGAGTAGAGGACAGTCATGAGCTTTGAACAGAAGATCAGGAACAAGGCACAGGAACTCAAGGGCCGGATCACGGAGGGCATTGGCCGAGCCACCCGCAACCCGCGGCTGAAGAGGCAAGGGAAGACCGACCGAGTCGCCGGCAACCTGAAGCAGTCCGGCGGGAAGGCCAAGGACGCCTTCAGGCGCTGACCACCACCGCCCCGGGTGGTGGTCACGTCGCGTGGACATCACCCGGCAGGCACCGATGCGGGGCACGAGCCGACAGGGTTGATGGGAATGCAGCAGAGCGAATTACAACACAAGAGCCAGAGAGGACAGCCATGTTCACGGCCGTGATCATTGCCGTGGCCGTCATTGTCGTGGCCGCCGCCCTCTTCGCCGGACTCGGCCGGGGCGGTGGCGGCCGCGGGTTGAAGCGGCGCTTCGGACCCGAGTACGACCGTGCCGTCGCCCGCCACGACGGCGACACCAAGGCGGCAGAGCGGGAACTCGGCGAGCGAGTGAAGCGGCACGGGTCCCTCGATGAGCAGCCGCTGCCGCACGAGGCCCGCGAGCAGTACGTGGCCCAGTGGGCCGGAATCCAGAAGCAGTTCGTGGAGTCGCCGCAGAAGGCGGTCACCGAGGCCGACGCGCTGCTGGCGCGGCTGGCGAAGGACCGGGGCTTCCCCGACGGCGAGCAGTTCGAGGAGCAGGCGGCCGCGATTTCGGTGCACCACGCCGACCATGTCGAGGGCTACCTCAGGGTGCACACGGTGGCGCGTGGCCAAGACGACACGGAAGAGATGCGGGAGGCCATGGTCGAGGCCCGAGGCCTCTTCGACGCACTGATCACAGAACAGTCGGCCGACTCGGGCCGACGCCGTCAGCAATCCCCCGACGACCATCGACACACGCCGTGGACTCGTAGCCGACACCACGCGAAGGGAAGTGGCACGCGATGACGTACAACGCGGAGCACGCACGGCAGCCCCCGGCCCAGAGCCCGGCTCCTGCTGAGCAGAACGCCCCGCACGCACCTCGCACCGAATCGGCCCGGCAACCGCGCGATCCGGTCAGCAGCGCCGACAGCCCCGCCCGCACCCGGGGCTCGGAACAGCAGTTGTTCCCGCAGGGGGAACGGGACAAGCTGGCCATCCGCCTCCAGCAGGCCCTCAACAACTTCGTCGAGAACCCGCGCCAGGCGGTGGAGCAGGCAGACAGCGCCTTCGACGAAGTCTCCACCCATCTCACCGAGGCACTCGCTGAACGGCGGCGCGTCCTGCGAGCGAGCTGGCAGGGCCAGGACACCGAAGCGGAGACAGAGGAACTGCGGCTCGCACTACGGCAGTACCGTGAGATCACCGAGCGGCTGCTGCGCATGTGAGTGGCCGGCCATGCAGGTCGGAGCGGGAGGCCGTCGGCGTTGAACTTGGAGGCAGTTGTTGATCTCCGAGCCGCGGCGCCGGCGGCAGACTGCATGACTCCCACCCGCCTCGAATGATCCGCAGCGTCCGATCGGCACCTGTCACCCCGATGGACCGACGTTACTGATCGATCAGATTCTCACCGGGCGAGGAAGCGGTGCCGCCTCGGGCCATGTGGCCGGAGCTGCACTGCTCACGCCCGTTTCTTTACGACGAAGGGTTCAGCTCGTCCTGGAAAGGGAGGCTGCCACCATCCCTGTCCCAGTGGGAGGACCATGTCTCCTGCCACCGGCCGGGTCGGGCCTGACCTCCCCCGAGGCGCCTCGCACACCAGCAACCTCGAACTCAAGCCCCAGAACTCCCCAGTCCTACTGATCCGTTGACAGGAGACGTTGCCCGGCGTTGACTGACGACGACGGTGCAGGGCTATGACGCTTCGGATTCTCCGGGCGAAGTCCTCCTCCTTCCGCTTCGCCGGGACCCCGCGGAACACAGGAAATTTTCCGCGACCTGGAGGCCCGACCATGCTTCTCTGGATTCTTCTTCTCCTGCTGATTCTGTTCGGATTCGGCTTACCGATGCTGATCCTTTGGTACGTCGCGGTCGTACTCCTGGCCATCTGGATCCTCAGCTTCGCGGTCCGTGGCGGTGGCCGATCCGCCCACAGCCACCAGTGACAGCCGACGCATGACTTTCGAAGAGGAGGACCCGGGTGGTACGACGAAAGGCGCGCATGTCCGCTACGGGAGAGAACACGCCGTCGAAGGGGACCAGGTCCCCCACCGTGAGACGTAGACGGGCCCGCAGGGGCCCGGTAGGGATATGCGCCTGTTGCGTCACGACTGTGCCGCGTCCTGGTGACCTCGGGCGGCCTCATCCTGGGTGGCGTGCCTGCGCGCCCAGCGCGCGAAGTGGTGTACGGCCCCCGCAGCCGGGCACCGCGCACACGCTCGTCGCCAACGAATGCTCGGCCTTCAACAGGGAAGACGACCGATAGCGGCGCAGCCACCGGGATCACGTGTGGTTCGCCGTCCATTGGCAGGAGAAGTCAGATGCTGGCATTCGCGGCGGCCGCGCTCTTCGTCATCGCCTTCGTCATTCACGTCACCGAGACGGCGACCGAGGCGATCTTCAGCCCGACGAGTCTGATGCTTGTCGGGCTTGCCCTCCTCGCTGTGCACTCGGGCGGCGTGGGGTCCGGATGGTCCCCCAGGAGGCGCGGACGTCGGCGCTGAGCGAGGCGACGGCCTTACCTTTCGTAGGCAGCTCCGGCCACAGGGCCGCTGGGGTGCCGACCGGGCGCGCCCCCCGTCGGAGCGTGGCGCCAGTGCACCCGGCTCTCGGTGGTCTCTTCCGCCTGTCGTCCGGCAAGTGAACGTCGTTGAGGGCGGTGTTGACCTCGACGACTTCGAGACCCGTTTTGGTTCACCGCTGCGATCACATTCCCGCGGACGTGTGCGGCATGTCGGTGATGCTCCCGTCATACGAAGCCACCCGTGCGGTGCAACGGATATGTGCACGCGTTGCCGCCTCCAGGGCAGTCCAGTCCCTGAGAACAAGGGCTGTCGGCCGCCCACGGGACCGGGCTGAGGACTATGCTGCTGTGTGGACGTCCCAGACCCCGGCGGCATGTTGTTGCTCAACACAGATGGCTGCGGGGAGCGGATCTTCCGTCCGGTCACCCGGCGCATCCCCCTGGAGGGAACTGGGTGGGTCCCCTGTCCTGGTACACAGGCTGCAGGACCGGTCATTCGCCTGCCTCCGCCGAAAGTATGCCCCGACCGGCAGCGCGCCAGGAGGAGCCGGAAGTCCGGCATCGCCGCGGCCGCTGCCCGGATGGTCTCCTGAACCGAGGCGTCATGCCCATTCCGCAGCTGAAGGTCTATCGGCACGACAGAGAGAGCCGGGCGTTGCTCACCCTGGCCGGTGAAATCGACATCGACACAGCCCCGCTGGTGCGCGAATCGCTTGAGCAGTGCCTGCGCGACGGCATCCGCACCATCGACATCGACCTCACCGCTGTCGCCTTCTGCGACTGCAGCGGCCTCAACGCTTTCCTCCACGCGTCACAACGGACCACCGCAGCCGGTGGATCACTCCAACTGCACTACCCGCGGCCGCTGGTGGTTCGGCTCGTCGATCTCACCGACTCCGGCTTCTTGCTCCGCGGCCTCCCGCTCGGACGCCTGCTCGCTCCTCTCCAGGGCGGACCCGTCCCGACTGCTCCAGCCTCGCCGCGTCGGCCTGCCCCGGTCGTGCCTGCCCTCTCGGGCGGTGTGCTGTGATGGCCTGGTCCCGGCGGGGGCAGCCGCGGAAACATGATGGTCCCGATTCGTCTGCCATGGACGCGGTGCGGCTGCGCCGGGTGAACCGCTGGCAGGCCGAGGAGCTGTGTGAGGATCTGGCGGATCTATACCTGGAGTCCTCGAACCTGTCGCCGAGTGAGGGACACCGCAGCTGCAGCCGGGAAGAGTTCCTGTACCGCCTCAGTGGCGACATCCGGAGGCCGGGGTTCGCCATGGCCATCGCGGAGTCAACTGCCTTGGTGGGATGTGCTTTCGGATTCCCCGTGAGGAGCGACAGCTTCTGGTGGCGCGGGTTCGACGGGGCACTCCCGCCCAGCATCGAGCAACTCACCGAGTCCGACAATGTCTTCGCGGTCAACAAGATCTTGGTCGCTCCGCACGAGCAGGACGATGACATCGCCCACCGACTGCAGCAGCGGCTGCTGACCGACCACCAGGCGTCGCTCGGTGTCACTCTGGTCGATGAGGCCGACCACCCGTCCCTCGCTGCCTTCAGGTCCTGGGGCTGGCGGGACATCGGAGAGATCCGTAAGCCGCCCGGCCCCACCATGTTCCGTGCGCTGGTTCTTCCCGTCGGGGAGCGAACGGCCTTGAGACTGAACGGGCTTGCCCGCCATGCCTGGACTCGGTGGCCCGGGTGATGCCTCAAAGCCGATCGGCGCGGATCCAGGCGCTGGTCGCCGAGCAGGCAGCCCGACGTGGTGCCCGGGTCGGCGTAATGGATGTGTGCACCGCGGCGGTGGCCGCGCTGCCGGTCGGCGGGGCCGGGGTGTCCGCGATGTCCCAGACCGCGGCCAGCCATCCGTTGTGCAGCACCGACGACATCAGCCAGCAGCTGGAGGAACTGCAACTCACCCTCGGCGAGGGGCCGTGCGTGGATGCCTTCACGCAAAGCTCCGCCGTTCTGACGCCGGATCTGCGGACCGATGAACTGCAGGACCGCTGGCCCGTGTTCGCCGATGCGGCCTTGGGAGCCGGAGCACTGGCCGTCTTCGCGCTCCCCCTGCAAATGGGGGCGATCAGTCCTGGAGTTCTGGACCTGTACTCCCGAGTGCCGGTCCAGTTGGATGGGGAGGAGCTGGCCGACGCGTTGGCTTTCGCCGATATCGCGACTCTGGTCCTGCTCGATACGCAGATCGACGAGACAGGCGCGGCGGCCGGCGGAATGTTGCTGGACGGACGCTTCGAGGACCTGGGCGCGTACCGGGCCGAGATCGACCAGGCCACCGGCATCCTCACCGTACAACTCGGCGTCGGCATCGAAGAAGCCTTCGTCCGGCTCCGCGCCTATGCCTATGCCCAAGAGCGCCGGCTCGCTGAGGTGGCCGCCGACGTGGTCGCCCGCCGTCTCAGCTTCTTCCCGAACACGGATCCAGATCAAGGCGATGACGATGCCTGACACTCCCGCACGGGCCGATGGATGCACTGCGCTCCACTTCCCGCCCCTCCCCGGCGGGACTAGCCTCAACAGAGGGTGTCCACAATGAATGAGCAGCTCCTCGCCAAGACCTTCGTCGAACTCGCCGACAACCTGGTCGCCGACTTCGACCTGATCGACTTCCTGCGCCTGCTGACCGACCGGTGCGTCGGCATGCTCGGTGCCAGCGCGGCCGGAGTGCTACTCGCCGACCGGGACGGCGAACTCCGCGTCATGGCCGCCTCCGACGAACAAGTACGCCTGCTCGAGCTCTTCCAGCTCCAGAACGACGAAGGCCCCTGCCTGGAATGCTTCCACACCGGCGCACCGGTGATCGTCCCCGACCTGCGCACGCAGGCCGACCGCTGGCCGCGCTTCGTCGCGCAGGCCCAGCACAGCGGGTTCACGGCAGTCCAAGCCGTGCCGATGCGCCTGCGGGACGAGGTCGTCGGCGCCCTCAACCTCTTCCGCACCCACCCCGGCCCCTTCGACCCGGTCGGCACACCCATCGCCCAAGCCCTGGCCGACGTCGCCACCATCAGCCTCCTGCAACAACGCTCCACCCACCGCAGCAACGTCCTCAACGAACAGTTGCAGACCGCGCTGAACAGCCGCGTACTGATCGAACAGGCCAAAGGCAAACTCGCCGAACGCCAGGGCATCGACATGGAGCAGGCCTTCACCGCACTGCGCGGCTACGCACGCGCACACAACCGCCGCCTGTCTGACCTCGCCCGCGCCTTCATCGACGACTCCGAACCCCTCGCCGGCCTGGGCACCTGACCCTCGCCACGGCGGTTGCACAACCACATGGCGCCTTTCCCGCTGAGCGAGGCTGTGCCCCGCGCTCGCACGCCCAGCGCGGGCAGCTCTTTCAGGCGGCGCCGGCCATCACCTGGTCGCGCAGCTGCGCGCAAGTGCGAATGATCAGACGGGAGACGTGCATCTGGGAGATACCGAGCTGTTCGGCGATACGGATCTGCGTCATCTCGCAGAAGAACCTCAGGTAGAGAATCCGCTGTTCACGCTCGGGCAGCGCCCGCAGCAGCGGCCGGAGCGCCTCGCGGTCCACGACCCGGTCGAAGCCGGGTTCCGCACAGCCGAGGGTTTCGGCCAGTGAGTAGTCGTCCTCGTAGGGGACCTGGGGGGCTTCCAGTGACAGGGGGGTGAAGCTCTCCAGAGCCCCCTGGCCCAGCCGCACTTCCTGCTCGGTCAGGCCGGTGTGCGCGGCGATCTCGGATACCGGGGGCCCGTGGTCGTCGAGCGAACGGCACAGCTCATTGCCGGCGGAGCGGACCTCCATCCGCAGCTCCTGGACGCGTCGCGGCACATGCACCGCCCACAGGCAGTCGCGGAAATGCCGCTTCACCTCACCGACGATCGTCGGTACGGCAAAGTTCGCGAAGGCGGTGCCGAAATCCGGGTCGAAGCGGGAAACCGCCTTGACCAAGCCCAGTTGGGCGACCTGCCTGAGGTCTTCGAAGGACTCTCCGCGGTTGCGGAACCGCCGTGCGAGCCGTACGGCCATCGGCATCCAGGCACACACCACCTCCTGCTGAAGCGCGGACTTCTCCGGGCCGTCGGGCAGAGATGCGATACGGCGGAACGCGGCCGCCGTGTCCGGGGCGTCGTCATGAGGGTGCTTGGTCCGGGTGCTGTGCATACGTACGTGCGTCATGGGCACGCGCCTCCCTGGATCGGTGGTCATCACTCACCGTGGGAGCCGACAGACCGCAGCACGCTGGGGAGCAGCGAGAGTTGCTCCCACGGGCGTGCCTCCGGTCCGAAGCACACAGGTCGCCTTCCCGGACAACGCACCCCCAAACAGAGTTTCTCCAGGAATCAGCGCCGCCCGAGACGCATGACCGAACAATGATCGGCGGCGCTCGTCCACCAGGCGCGTAATGGCCGGACAGGCCGGTTCGACCTCGCTGAGGATCTCCGACACGGCGCGCGGTACGCGTCCTCACCCCCCGGGCGCCCGCTTGTTCGCCACCGCTGCGGGTACTCGGCCGGGATGGGACACCTCCGTGAACGCGACGTGCGATTCATCGAACGCGTAGTGCCGCGCCTGGGCCGGGCCGATCACGGCGTGCTGTGGCTGGCCGGGGCGGCCGTAATGAGCCTGTCCGGCAATCGCAGGGCACGTCGCGCCTCCCTGCGCGGCACCGGCTCAGTGGTCCTCGCCTGCGCCGCGGTCAACATCGCCGCGCAGTCGCTCTCCGCCGACTCGGTACCGTCCATCCACCGGTTTCTCCGACAGCCCATCACCAGGGCGTTCCCGTCCAGGCATGCGGCCTCCGCTGCCGCTTTCGCGACCGCCGTCACCCTGGAGTCGCCCTGGCTGGGAGCTGCCCTCATTCCCATCGCCGCAGGAGTCGCGGCCTCCCGCGCTCGCACCGATGGGCACTCCCCCGGTGAAGTACTCGCCGGCGTCGCGGTCGGCATCGGCATCGCGGCAGCTACCTGCCGCTGGTGGCCACTGCACCCGGACGAGCCCGCCGAGACCGCCAGGCCGAACGTCCCCGTTCCGGCGCTTCCCGCAGGACAGGGACTGATCGCAGTCGTCAACAGCGGCGCGGGCAGCGACGTCCCCGCCGAAATCGAACTGCGGACCCTCCTGCCAGAGGCGGACATACGGCTCTGCAAGGGAGGGCACGACCTACAACTCGTGCTCGGCCAGGCCGTCAAGGACGTCGGCGCCCGCGGTGGCGCGCTCGGCATCGCCGGCGGCGACGGCACTGTCAATGCGGCAGCAGTCCTGGCCGCTGAAGGCGGCCTGCCATTGGCGGTATTCCCCGCCGGCACCCTCAACCACTTCGCCACCGACCTCGGATTACCGACCCTCAAATCCACCGCCGACTCCGTGGAGGCGGGCTGCGGCGGAACCGTCGACCTTGGCCGCATCACCGTCGGTGGCAGTGCGGGCGCGGCCGGCCCCAGCACGTACTTCCTCAACACGTTCAGCATCGGCTCCTACCCCGAACTCGTCCGGGCCCGCGAAGCCCGGGAGACGTACCTCGGCAAGTGGCCCGCACTCTGCGTCGGCCTGCTCCGCGTTCTCGCCGACGGCACCCCCAGCAAAGTCACCATCGACGGACAACACCGGCGTCTGTGGCTGCTCTTCGCCGGCAACGGCCGCTACGACCCGCCCGGCTTCGCCCCCTCCTACCGCCGCAGCCTCGATGACGGGCTGCTCGACATCCGTGCCGTCGACGGCCGCCACCCCTTCGCCCGCACCCGCCTCGTCACCGCCTTCCTCACCGGAACCCTCGCCCGCTCCCGCGTCTACCAAGCCACCACCGTGACGCGGCTGCGCATCGGCGGCATGGGAGAGAAAGGGGACTACGCCCGCGACGGGGAAGTAAGCCAGGCCGCCGACACGCTCATCCTCGACAAGTCACCCCGCGCGCTCACCGTCTACCTACCCGTGCCGCATTGACCCCTGCGCCATCAGG
It includes:
- a CDS encoding hydrophobic protein — protein: MLWILLLLLILVLFGFGFTMQILWYVAVVLLVVWIAGFAMRGRRGGRSRGGRRYGRSRG
- a CDS encoding diacylglycerol kinase family protein, giving the protein MRFIERVVPRLGRADHGVLWLAGAAVMSLSGNRRARRASLRGTGSVVLACAAVNIAAQSLSADSVPSIHRFLRQPITRAFPSRHAASAAAFATAVTLESPWLGAALIPIAAGVAASRARTDGHSPGEVLAGVAVGIGIAAATCRWWPLHPDEPAETARPNVPVPALPAGQGLIAVVNSGAGSDVPAEIELRTLLPEADIRLCKGGHDLQLVLGQAVKDVGARGGALGIAGGDGTVNAAAVLAAEGGLPLAVFPAGTLNHFATDLGLPTLKSTADSVEAGCGGTVDLGRITVGGSAGAAGPSTYFLNTFSIGSYPELVRAREARETYLGKWPALCVGLLRVLADGTPSKVTIDGQHRRLWLLFAGNGRYDPPGFAPSYRRSLDDGLLDIRAVDGRHPFARTRLVTAFLTGTLARSRVYQATTVTRLRIGGMGEKGDYARDGEVSQAADTLILDKSPRALTVYLPVPH
- a CDS encoding ANTAR domain-containing protein, encoding MPQSRSARIQALVAEQAARRGARVGVMDVCTAAVAALPVGGAGVSAMSQTAASHPLCSTDDISQQLEELQLTLGEGPCVDAFTQSSAVLTPDLRTDELQDRWPVFADAALGAGALAVFALPLQMGAISPGVLDLYSRVPVQLDGEELADALAFADIATLVLLDTQIDETGAAAGGMLLDGRFEDLGAYRAEIDQATGILTVQLGVGIEEAFVRLRAYAYAQERRLAEVAADVVARRLSFFPNTDPDQGDDDA
- a CDS encoding CsbD family protein — its product is MSFEQKIRNKAQELKGRITEGIGRATRNPRLKRQGKTDRVAGNLKQSGGKAKDAFRR
- a CDS encoding PRC-barrel domain-containing protein gives rise to the protein MIQVGDIRDWRGHDVVDRDGHKIGMLEAIYVDTSTDEPAMATVQVGLPTRHRLVFVPLDGATVGPGHVRVAHDKALVKECPSIGTDDVLPSEEEEPIFRHYGLTYQPGTDGERQLARR
- a CDS encoding STAS domain-containing protein; this translates as MPIPQLKVYRHDRESRALLTLAGEIDIDTAPLVRESLEQCLRDGIRTIDIDLTAVAFCDCSGLNAFLHASQRTTAAGGSLQLHYPRPLVVRLVDLTDSGFLLRGLPLGRLLAPLQGGPVPTAPASPRRPAPVVPALSGGVL
- a CDS encoding SigB/SigF/SigG family RNA polymerase sigma factor; protein product: MTHVRMHSTRTKHPHDDAPDTAAAFRRIASLPDGPEKSALQQEVVCAWMPMAVRLARRFRNRGESFEDLRQVAQLGLVKAVSRFDPDFGTAFANFAVPTIVGEVKRHFRDCLWAVHVPRRVQELRMEVRSAGNELCRSLDDHGPPVSEIAAHTGLTEQEVRLGQGALESFTPLSLEAPQVPYEDDYSLAETLGCAEPGFDRVVDREALRPLLRALPEREQRILYLRFFCEMTQIRIAEQLGISQMHVSRLIIRTCAQLRDQVMAGAA
- a CDS encoding hydrophobic protein, with the protein product MLLWILLLLLILFGFGLPMLILWYVAVVLLAIWILSFAVRGGGRSAHSHQ
- a CDS encoding GAF and ANTAR domain-containing protein; the encoded protein is MNEQLLAKTFVELADNLVADFDLIDFLRLLTDRCVGMLGASAAGVLLADRDGELRVMAASDEQVRLLELFQLQNDEGPCLECFHTGAPVIVPDLRTQADRWPRFVAQAQHSGFTAVQAVPMRLRDEVVGALNLFRTHPGPFDPVGTPIAQALADVATISLLQQRSTHRSNVLNEQLQTALNSRVLIEQAKGKLAERQGIDMEQAFTALRGYARAHNRRLSDLARAFIDDSEPLAGLGT